A single region of the Caballeronia insecticola genome encodes:
- a CDS encoding LysR family transcriptional regulator, with protein sequence MDKLQALTTLLEVADAGGFARAAQRLGVATSSVTRLMDALEASLGAALLTRTPRRVSLTDAGVAYVEQIGKLLDELAEADESVFDSGASPVGVLRIAVPSAYGRLRLAPHLAAFLAEHPRVTLDIVVADHYADLAAERIDVAVRIGVPERDANLVVRKLADNPRVVVASEDYLARGGTPAAPEDLARHECLRFAYGGSHRARQEWTFRRDAGPDTRVEVHGHLLSNNIDMLLEATRAGRGIALLPAWLVEADVRDGRLVRLFEHHEARPHDIDAIVYAAFLPNRRQSSKVRALLRYLKARVGVASE encoded by the coding sequence ATGGACAAACTTCAGGCACTCACGACACTCCTTGAAGTGGCCGACGCCGGCGGCTTCGCGCGCGCGGCGCAGCGGCTGGGCGTGGCGACATCGTCGGTGACGCGTCTCATGGACGCGCTCGAAGCCTCGCTTGGCGCGGCGCTGCTCACGCGCACGCCGCGCCGGGTCAGTCTGACGGATGCGGGCGTCGCCTATGTCGAGCAGATCGGCAAGCTGCTCGACGAACTCGCCGAAGCCGACGAAAGCGTGTTCGACAGCGGCGCGTCGCCGGTCGGCGTGCTGCGCATCGCGGTGCCTTCCGCCTATGGCCGGCTTCGGCTGGCGCCGCATCTGGCGGCGTTTCTGGCCGAGCATCCGCGCGTGACTCTGGATATTGTCGTCGCGGATCATTACGCGGATCTGGCGGCGGAGCGCATCGACGTGGCCGTGCGCATCGGCGTGCCGGAGCGCGACGCGAATCTCGTCGTACGAAAGCTGGCGGACAATCCGCGCGTGGTGGTCGCGAGCGAAGACTATCTGGCGCGTGGCGGTACGCCCGCCGCGCCGGAAGACCTCGCCCGGCACGAATGTCTGCGCTTCGCTTACGGCGGGAGTCATCGCGCGCGGCAGGAATGGACGTTTCGACGCGACGCGGGGCCCGATACGCGCGTGGAAGTACACGGGCATCTGCTGTCGAACAATATCGACATGCTGCTCGAAGCGACGCGCGCGGGCCGCGGCATTGCGCTCTTGCCCGCGTGGCTCGTCGAAGCCGATGTGCGCGACGGCCGGCTCGTGCGGCTATTCGAGCATCACGAGGCGCGGCCGCACGACATCGACGCCATTGTCTATGCGGCGTTTCTTCCGAACCGGCGGCAGTCGAGCAAGGTCCGTGCATTGCTGCGGTATCTGAAGGCGCGCGTCGGCGTGGCGAGCGAATAA
- a CDS encoding response regulator transcription factor: MLSPSRVSVVDDDESVRVASSSLLRSLGWEVSLYPSAEAFLDADSLDGLACIITDLNMPGMSGLQLQQRLRELGLGVPIMFVTAFASDAARRQALEGGAVCFLSKPVDGTAVADCLERIRQGF, translated from the coding sequence TTGCTATCGCCTTCTAGAGTTTCCGTGGTCGACGACGACGAATCCGTCCGCGTCGCCTCCTCCAGCCTGCTGCGCTCGCTCGGCTGGGAGGTCAGCCTGTATCCGTCGGCGGAAGCGTTTCTCGACGCCGATTCGCTCGACGGTCTTGCATGCATCATCACCGACCTCAACATGCCCGGCATGTCCGGCCTGCAATTGCAGCAACGTCTGCGCGAACTCGGGCTCGGCGTGCCGATCATGTTCGTCACGGCGTTTGCATCGGACGCCGCGCGCCGTCAGGCGCTCGAAGGCGGCGCGGTGTGCTTTCTCAGCAAGCCGGTCGACGGAACCGCCGTCGCCGATTGCCTCGAACGCATCAGGCAAGGTTTTTGA